From Nicotiana tabacum cultivar K326 chromosome 22, ASM71507v2, whole genome shotgun sequence, one genomic window encodes:
- the LOC107824119 gene encoding putative protein phosphatase 2C 25 — MSCTVAISNSPMFSPSRAPVPASSSPSSPLRILRLQKPLPSSLIRASTDCSVSTSPTVLKRKRPSRLDVPAFSMSFGNIPATPTAVADLVEAEGDGYSVCCKRGRKSAMEDRYSATVNLHADSKQGVFGIFDGHGGAKAAEYAAENLKKNIMNELGNTATDDEIKVAVKNGYLKTDSEFLNQEVGGGSCCVTALIRNGNLVISNAGDCRAVVSRGGVAEALTSDHRPSRKDEKDRIEASGGYVDCCRGIWRIQGSLAVSRGIGDQCLKQWVTAEPETRILGLNPELEFLILASDGLWDKVSNQEAVDIARPLCTGITTHQSLSACRKLIDLSISRGSIDDTSVMIVQLGRFC, encoded by the exons ATGTCTTGTACTGTTGCCATATCAAACTCGCCGATGTTCTCACCGTCTAGGGCTCCGGTACCCGCTTCTTCTTCTCCGTCATCGCCGTTACGGATTCTTCGTCTTCAGAAGCCTTTACCAAGTTCTCTTATTAGAGCTTCGACCGATTGTTCTGTTTCTACTTCTCCTACGGTTTTGAAGAGGAAGAGACCGTCTAGGTTGGATGTTCCTGCTTTTTCTATGAGTTTCGGGAATATTCCGGCAACACCAACTGCAGTGGCAGATTTGGTGGAGGCTGAGGGTGATGGGTATTCTGTTTGCTGTAAAAGGGGAAGGAAAAGTGCAATGGAGGATCGTTACTCTGCAACGGTCAATCTTCACGCAGATTCGAAACAGGGCgtttttggtatatttgatgGACATGGAGGAGCAAAAGCAGCAGAGTATGCAGCAGAGAATTTGAAAAAGAACATTATGAACGAACTAGGAAATACCGCAACAGATGATGAAATTAAGGTGGCGGTGAAAAACGGTTATTTGAAAACAGATTCTGAATTTCTGAACCAAGAAGTTGGAGGTGGATCGTGTTGCGTAACTGCATTGATCCGAAATGGCAATTTAGTAATATCCAATGCCGGCGATTGTCGTGCTGTTGTGAGCAGAGGAGGGGTTGCTGAGGCATTGACTTCTGATCATCGGCCTTCAAGAAAAGATGAGAAGGATAGAATTGAGGCTTCG GGTGGCTATGTAGATTGTTGTCGCGGCATTTGGAGAATTCAGGGATCTCTTGCTGTATCAAGAGGTATTGGAGATCAGTGTCTTAAACAATGGGTTACTGCAGAACCTGAGACAAGGATTCTTGGGCTTAATCCTGAACTGGAGTTCTTAATCCTTGCATCTGATGGTTTATGGGATAAGGTTAGCAATCAGGAAGCAGTAGATATTGCTCGGCCATTGTGCACTGGTATCACTACCCATCAGTCATTGTCAGCCTGTAGAAAGCTAATTGACCTCTCTATTTCGCGAGGTTCTATTGATGATACGAGTGTGATGATAGTTCAACTGGGAAGATTCTGTTGA